One genomic window of Spirochaetota bacterium includes the following:
- a CDS encoding chemotaxis response regulator protein-glutamate methylesterase, translated as MEKKIKVMIVDDSASVRKVIGEIIDSTPDMELMAAAHDPIIAMHHLKNQWPDVMILDIEMPRKDGITFLKEIMRDRPTPVIICSTLAEKDAEITMEALSSGAVEVITKPKVGIKDFLNESIVTITDAVRSAYNAKVSRLTLKSSQKLSAPPKLTADVILSPRAEKSVVTSKEKFVAIGASAGGTNAIENVLKALPSSSPGIVIVQHMPEKFTNAFAQRLDRLCDIEVKEAKDGDEVRNGCAIIAPGNRHMLISIKGKNLYVQIKDGPRVSRHRPSVDVLFRSVSKVAGKNALGIIMTGMGDDGAAGMMEMHNAGIKTIAQDEETCVVFGMPHEAIKLGGVDEILPLNKMADAIISYCN; from the coding sequence ATGGAAAAAAAAATAAAAGTAATGATTGTGGATGATTCCGCCTCGGTTCGCAAGGTTATTGGCGAAATTATCGACTCAACCCCAGATATGGAGTTGATGGCTGCTGCGCATGATCCCATTATTGCGATGCACCATCTCAAGAATCAATGGCCTGATGTGATGATTTTAGATATAGAAATGCCTCGCAAGGATGGCATAACATTCTTAAAGGAGATAATGAGGGATAGACCTACTCCTGTAATCATATGTTCAACACTTGCTGAAAAGGATGCAGAGATCACAATGGAGGCCCTCTCATCAGGCGCTGTTGAAGTTATTACAAAACCAAAGGTTGGAATAAAGGACTTTCTCAATGAGTCTATTGTTACAATCACGGATGCTGTACGATCAGCCTACAATGCAAAGGTAAGTAGACTAACGCTAAAGTCCAGTCAGAAATTATCGGCTCCTCCTAAACTTACTGCTGATGTTATACTGTCTCCACGAGCTGAGAAAAGTGTTGTAACCAGCAAGGAAAAATTTGTAGCGATAGGGGCATCAGCAGGTGGCACTAACGCGATAGAGAACGTGTTAAAAGCATTACCTAGTAGTTCACCGGGCATAGTTATCGTTCAGCATATGCCAGAGAAGTTTACCAATGCCTTTGCTCAACGTTTAGATAGGCTCTGTGACATTGAAGTGAAAGAGGCAAAGGATGGCGATGAGGTTCGAAATGGCTGTGCAATAATCGCACCCGGTAATCGCCATATGCTTATTTCTATAAAGGGTAAAAATTTATATGTTCAAATCAAAGACGGACCACGTGTATCCCGTCATCGACCTTCTGTTGATGTCCTTTTTCGATCTGTGTCTAAGGTAGCTGGGAAAAATGCTCTTGGCATTATTATGACCGGCATGGGTGATGATGGAGCAGCTGGTATGATGGAGATGCATAATGCTGGAATAAAAACCATAGCCCAGGATGAAGAGACATGCGTTGTCTTTGGTATGCCTCATGAGGCAATTAAACTTGGCGGTGTGGATGAAATATTGCCATTGAATAAAATGGCGGATGCTATAATTAGTTATTGTAACTAA